From a region of the Desulfuromonas sp. KJ2020 genome:
- a CDS encoding mechanosensitive ion channel family protein, with amino-acid sequence MKDETAKFITELFSDSRLLVALAVIVAVWLFTRALQKLAEILADKFSRYRLFISSLFPVLRLLTWLIAIPAITFSILEPPMNTVLAITASAGLAIGLGAQDLIRNLIAGILILFDRPFRVGDMVKAGDHYGEITDIGLRSVTLHTFDDSYVTLPNSMVLGQAVSNSNTGELDEMIVTELLLPAAIDTQTVREIAWEAAACSPYVYLKKPITIIVEDHFDFTFLTRYKIKAYVLDVRLERLMASDITERIKQEINRRGLLPQAEANKSLQATGPLPATPAPAEKSTP; translated from the coding sequence ATGAAAGACGAAACCGCTAAATTTATTACCGAACTGTTCAGCGACAGCCGCCTGCTGGTGGCCCTGGCCGTCATTGTCGCCGTCTGGCTCTTCACACGGGCCCTGCAGAAACTGGCTGAAATTCTGGCCGACAAGTTTTCCCGCTACCGCCTATTCATCTCCAGCCTCTTTCCCGTACTGCGACTGCTGACCTGGCTCATCGCCATTCCGGCCATCACCTTCTCCATCCTCGAACCTCCCATGAACACGGTGCTGGCCATCACGGCTTCGGCCGGCCTGGCCATCGGCCTCGGCGCCCAGGATCTCATCCGCAACCTCATCGCCGGCATCCTCATCCTCTTCGACCGCCCCTTTCGGGTGGGCGACATGGTTAAAGCGGGGGATCATTATGGGGAAATCACCGATATCGGGCTGCGCTCCGTCACCCTGCATACCTTCGATGACAGCTATGTCACCCTGCCCAACTCCATGGTGCTGGGCCAGGCCGTTTCCAATTCCAACACGGGAGAACTCGATGAGATGATCGTCACCGAGCTTCTGCTGCCGGCCGCCATCGACACCCAGACGGTCCGGGAGATTGCCTGGGAGGCGGCGGCCTGCTCACCCTACGTCTATCTGAAAAAACCGATCACCATCATCGTTGAAGATCATTTCGACTTCACCTTTCTCACCCGTTACAAGATCAAGGCCTATGTACTCGACGTCCGTCTGGAGCGTCTGATGGCCAGCGACATCACCGAGCGTATCAAGCAGGAGATCAATCGGCGGGGTTTGCTGCCTCAGGCTGAGGCCAATAAGAGCCTTCAGGCTACCGGTCCCTTGCCTGCGACGCCGGCCCCAGCGGAGAAGAGTACTCCGTGA
- a CDS encoding SLC13 family permease, which translates to MNWTILLVFLFVYLGMILGRLPGFALDRTGIALLGALLLLVTDQLTLTEAWLAVDVPTIALLFGLMIVSAQFRLGGFYSRLTLGLAAADRSPERLLALMIAASGLLSALLANDIVCLAMAPMLVEGCLRRQLNPRPFLLALACAANVGSAATLIGNPQNMLIGQSLELSFAGYLLDGGLPALLGLGLTWWIIARVYRGRWHCELPPLKVEAPVYDPWQTRKGFLVLILLVAAFLVAPWPRELLALAAAGFLLSSRHLASRRILALVDWQLLVLFIGLFIVNQALADAGLLAQGMQALAATGVDLHQPGWLFAVTVPLANLVSNVPATLLLLPAATHPLAGPVLALASTLAGNLLIVGSIANIIVVDQAARLGITIDWREHARIGIPVTLATLTVAALWLWWRAGMIAGG; encoded by the coding sequence GTGAACTGGACCATCCTGCTCGTCTTCCTTTTTGTCTACCTTGGCATGATCCTCGGCCGACTGCCCGGCTTTGCCCTCGACCGCACCGGCATTGCCCTGCTTGGCGCCCTGCTGCTGCTTGTCACCGACCAACTGACCCTGACCGAAGCCTGGCTGGCCGTCGATGTGCCGACCATCGCCCTGCTCTTTGGCCTGATGATCGTCTCCGCCCAGTTCCGGCTCGGCGGTTTTTACAGTCGGCTGACTCTGGGGCTGGCCGCAGCAGATCGCTCCCCCGAACGTCTGCTGGCCCTGATGATTGCTGCCAGCGGCCTGCTCTCGGCCCTGCTCGCCAACGATATCGTCTGCCTGGCCATGGCGCCCATGCTGGTGGAAGGCTGCCTGCGGCGGCAACTCAACCCCAGACCCTTTCTGCTGGCCCTGGCCTGTGCCGCCAATGTGGGTTCGGCCGCCACCCTCATCGGCAATCCCCAGAACATGCTCATCGGCCAGAGTCTCGAGCTGTCCTTTGCCGGCTATCTTCTCGACGGCGGCCTGCCCGCCCTGCTCGGTCTCGGCCTGACCTGGTGGATCATCGCCCGCGTCTATCGCGGGCGTTGGCACTGCGAGCTGCCTCCCCTGAAGGTCGAGGCGCCCGTCTATGACCCTTGGCAAACACGCAAGGGTTTTCTCGTGCTGATTCTGCTGGTCGCCGCCTTTCTCGTGGCGCCCTGGCCTCGGGAACTGCTGGCCCTGGCCGCGGCGGGCTTCCTGCTTAGCAGCCGTCACCTCGCCTCGCGGCGTATCCTGGCTCTGGTCGACTGGCAGCTACTCGTCCTATTCATTGGCCTCTTCATCGTCAATCAGGCTTTGGCCGATGCCGGCTTGCTGGCTCAGGGCATGCAGGCCCTCGCCGCCACCGGCGTCGATCTGCACCAGCCCGGTTGGCTCTTCGCCGTCACCGTGCCCCTCGCCAATCTCGTCTCCAACGTGCCGGCCACCCTGCTGCTGCTGCCCGCCGCCACCCACCCCCTGGCCGGACCGGTCCTCGCCCTGGCCAGCACTCTGGCCGGCAACCTGCTTATCGTCGGCAGCATCGCCAACATCATCGTCGTCGACCAGGCCGCCCGGCTTGGTATCACCATCGACTGGCGTGAGCATGCCCGCATCGGCATCCCCGTTACCCTGGCGACCCTCACCGTCGCCGCCCTGTGGCTCTGGTGGCGGGCTGGAATGATCGCTGGCGGCTAG